The Streptomyces sp. NBC_00435 nucleotide sequence GGCGGCGATCCGCTCGCGCACCCAGGCGGCCACCGGTGCCACGCCCTCGGCGCCGCGCAGGGACTGGAAGGCCACGGGCAGTTCGCCACGCTGCTCGGCGGCGTCGCGGGCCATCCGGCCCAGGTCCGAGCCGACGTGGGGGGCGAGGTCGGTCTTGTTGACGACGAGGAGGTCGGCGGTGGTGACGCCGGGGCCGCCCTTGCGCGGGATGTCGTCGCCACCCGCCACGTCGATGACGAAGATCTGGGCGTCGACCAGGCCCCGGGAGAACGTGGCGGTGAGGTTGTCGCCGCCGGACTCCACGAGGATGAGGTCGAGCCGGCCGTGCTCGCGGAAGGCCTCTTCGAGCTCCTCGACCGCCTCCAGGTTGGCGGAGATGTCGTCGCGGATCGCGGTGTGCGGGCAGGCCCCCGTCTCCACGGCACTGATCCGCTCGGGCGGCAGGACGGCTTCCCGGAGCAGGAACTCGGCGTCCTCGCGGGTGTAGATGTCGTTGGTGACGACGGCCATGGACACCTCCGCGCGCAGCTCCCTGCAGAGGGCGGCGACCGTGGCGGTCTTGCCGGAGCCGACCGGACCACCGAGGCCGATGCGCAGGGCGCGGCGGCTGCCGTCCGCGTGCATCGGCCCGGCGCTGTGGGTGTGGCGCTGCGGGAAGGCCGCGCCGTGGTCGAGGTGCATGGGGCTCTCCTTGGGGTGGTTCCGGGTGGTGCGGGGTACTGCGGGGTGCTGCTGGGCGGTGCGGAAGGCCGCCGCGCGGGCGGCGGATCGCGGGCGGGCGGTTCGCGGACCGCGGATCAGGAGGCGAAGAGGCGTACCGGCCAGTCGGCATGGGCCTGGGCCGCGATGTCCAGCAGCGGCGAGGAGGCCGCGGGCAGAACGTGCGGCCCCTGCGCGCGGGCGCGCAGCGCGGCCCGCGCCGCCTGCCCGGACACGGAGTCCAGCTCGGGGGCGAGCCCGGCCAGGACCCGGCTCGCTTCGAAGGGGTCCAGGCCGAGCAGCCGTACGGTCGCGGTCGCCGGCCCGCTCACGCTTTCGTACGCCGCCACGTGCGCGGCGTCCAGCGGCCCCAGCCCCGCCGACCGGGCCGTGACGCCGAGCACCACGGGCTGGTGCGCCCCGCGCGGGAACGCGGCGGCCAGCGCGTCGAGTTCCGGGCCGGGCCAGGTGGCGCGGGCGGCCCGCAGGAGCTGGCGGCCGAGCCTGCGCGCGGCGGCGCGCAGCGCGGGCGACGGGGTCCGGGCGTCGGCGGCTCCGTCGAGGCCCGCCGGGTCGAGCCCGAGGGCGGCCGCCGCGGCGAGGGCGGCCGCGACGAGCCCGGCGGTGTGCAGCCGGCCCCGGCAGAAGTCCTCCAGGGTGGCGGCGTCGTGGATCCGGCCCGCCTTGCAGGCTGCCTCGGCCCCGCCGGAGTGGGCGTGCCCGCCGGCGGGGAAGCGGCCGTCGGCGAGGACGAGGAGGGCGGCGAGGCTCATCGCGGCGCGCCCATCAGAAGAGGAAGTAACGCTGGGCCATGGGGAGTTCCGCGGCAGGCGCCGGTTCCACGACTTCGCCGTCGATGGTGACGGTGAAGGTGTCGGCGTCGACCTCGACCCTCGGCATGGCGTCGTTGTTGCGCATGTCCGCCTTGGTCACCTTGCGGGTGCTCTCGATGGCGACGAACTCCTTGCCGAGTCCGAGCCGTTCGGGCAGTCCGTCGTCGAGGGCCGCCTGGGCCGTGAAGTTGACCGAGTTGAGGCCGGGGGCGCGCCCGCGGGCCCCGAACATCGGGCGCGGCAGGACCGGCTGCGGGGTGGGGATTG carries:
- the ureG gene encoding urease accessory protein UreG — translated: MHLDHGAAFPQRHTHSAGPMHADGSRRALRIGLGGPVGSGKTATVAALCRELRAEVSMAVVTNDIYTREDAEFLLREAVLPPERISAVETGACPHTAIRDDISANLEAVEELEEAFREHGRLDLILVESGGDNLTATFSRGLVDAQIFVIDVAGGDDIPRKGGPGVTTADLLVVNKTDLAPHVGSDLGRMARDAAEQRGELPVAFQSLRGAEGVAPVAAWVRERIAAWSAR
- a CDS encoding urease accessory protein UreF; the encoded protein is MSLAALLVLADGRFPAGGHAHSGGAEAACKAGRIHDAATLEDFCRGRLHTAGLVAAALAAAAALGLDPAGLDGAADARTPSPALRAAARRLGRQLLRAARATWPGPELDALAAAFPRGAHQPVVLGVTARSAGLGPLDAAHVAAYESVSGPATATVRLLGLDPFEASRVLAGLAPELDSVSGQAARAALRARAQGPHVLPAASSPLLDIAAQAHADWPVRLFAS